Genomic segment of Catenibacterium mitsuokai:
TATATTTGATCTTATCTGTGTAGTATTCAATATAAACAAATTCCTGATCATCCACATATAACTTGTAAGGTGATGAAGCAAGCTTCTTTAAGAACTCCTCTGCATCTTTTGTTTCAATCAATTCATTCATTACTGATTGTGGAATACGTGAGTAATCCAAGATCAACTGTTTCTTGATTTGTTCAGGCTTAGAATTAAAGAATCGTTTAAATCTATAGATCTTCGTAATATTTTCTAACTCAATCTGAGTATAGATCATAGTAAGTAGATCCTTCTGTTTTTTACCTTTAAAAGTAGATTTCACTGTTTCAACGAATAACTTATAGTAAGCACGTTTGAAATCAAGTTCCATCATGTTTGTATCGATCTTCTCATCATCTACAGGCATATATTTCTGTAATATATGGTAGTAACGTGTTTTCTCCATATATCTTAATAATGATGGATAATCCTCAATACTTAATAAGCCATAAAGATCAAACGTTGAATAACGAGGTAGGTATGAAGGTATATCTAATTCAGAATTCAATGTTTCATCACTATTGAATAAACGTACTTTACTCAATAGTACAGCTATTTCACGTCTAATAATACCTAGCTGATAAAACTTCTGGTCACCCTTAGGTGCATAATGAATCAATCTTATAGCACGTAAGAATTCCTCTTCATCAAGAAGTGATTCCAACTGTCCTCTATGAATGTTTGTTTCTTTCAAACCTTCAAGAATAGGACCATATGCTGTTTCACTCTTTAAGTAACTGACAACATCGTTGACAGTTCTTTTCTTTAGAAGTTCATCATAGCTTTCAGGAGTGAGATGTTTACCATACATAGATCTTGCTTTAGCAAGAACTGCATTAGATGAAAAACTCATAATCTCACCTCTAAATCTCTTTACATCTGTCTACGATAGATGCAACCCACTCCTCCTTGTGGGCTTCATAAAGGCTGGTGATCTTCTCAACAGAAGAATTGTAATCCTCTTCATTCTTCTTCTTTGTTGCGTCAATTCTTTCCTGTAACTCTTTCTTCTTTGCATCAAGTGTAACCTGATACTCTTTGACGAAAGAATCGTAGATTTCCTTCTTCTTACTGTTCATATCTGCAGTTGTATCCTGTCTCTTCTTTTTGGCATCTTTTACAGCCTGAGCACATCTGTGGTCTACAGCTATGATATCAAGAATCATTTTATCCAATCCACATACCTCCTTCTCTTTGATTCTCTAGGATAATACTCCTAAAAATTTTAAAATTCAACCAAAAACACTTCATCGTGATAAAAAAGCGTTATCTATATCAAACAGACATATTCAGACATATCAAATGTATATGTATCTTGGTTGATGAATCCATTATACTCTTAATTTTGTAAAGCGTTAACATAAATTTTTGTGAAATAACGAACATAATGAATTGTTTTTTTAGGAAATAGGCAATATGACCGAAAGTCATTTATTTCATACCTATTTTCTGCATTAGTTATACACCCATCATATAAATGCAACAATAAACAAATAACCCCCTTTGTTTAATGTAAGCGTTTCATATCACTTTACTATGGCTTTTTTCATCTATTTTTCTTATTCTTATATATATAGGAGAGAGAAAGATGAAAATATTAGCAAGTGATTTTGATAATACGTTATTTTTTAGTGATGGTGTACACAAGCAGGATGTAGAGGCAATTCGAACATTCCAGAAACAGGGAAATCTGTTTGGATTATGTACAGGAAGGCAGTTAGAAGGAATTAAATATCCTTTTAGAGGAAATAGAAACTATCCATTAACTGATATAGACTTTGATTTCTATATTACTTTAAGTGGTGGTGTGATTTTTAATAAGAAATGTGAAGTCATTTTTGAGAAAGATATTCCTATGAGTATAGTAAGAGAAATCTCAGAAGCCGTTCCTGTTCATATGTCTATTGTATATAAGGATGATATTTATATGTATCGTCCAGAAGGTGAGACATGGGGAACTACTATTGATTCTTTAGATGAATTATCTTTTAAAGATGCTGATGCATTCTCATTTCATTTTCCTGAAGGGAATCTAGAAGAAGCGAAAAACGCTATGGATTATATTAATGAACACTATAGTGATACATGTGCGGCATTCCAGAACAAGAATCATTTGGATGTATGTGGTGTAGGATGTTCTAAGGGAACAGGAATTAATCATATTGTAGATTATTTTAATATTAATGAGAATGATGTATATGGTATAGGAGATTCATGGAATGATCTTCCTTTATTAGATAGTGTTAAACATGGTTATACATTTACTTATGCCCCAAATGAAGTTAAAAATAAAGCTGAAAAGGTTGTAGGAAGCGTATCCGAAGCCATCCAGGACATTTTAAAAGAGGATTAATTCCTCTTTTTTTGTTTAATTTCTAAAAATTCCGATATTTATCGCATATAATACAAATTTCAACTTATATATAATTGACAGTGTTATATGAATATGGTAAATTTTATACAATTCTAATACTATCGGGGAGGAATTTTAAATGATTATTGGTGTTATTGGTCTAGGAACTGTTGGTTTCGGAACTGTAGATATTCTTACAAAAGAAAAAGAAAGACTAGAAAAAACAATTGGGGAAGAAGTAGTCGTTAAGTACGGTTGTGCACTTGAGGATGTAAACCTTCCTGATGGTATTATTTATACACAAGATTATCATGAAGTTATCAATGATGAAGATGTAGATGTTGTTGTAGAACTTATTGGTGGTACAACTATCGCTAAGAAGATCATCTTAGATGCATTAAATAAGAAGAAACATGTAGTAACTGCAAATAAGGCTCTTATTGCCCATGATGCGAAAGAACTCTTTACTGCTGCAAGAGAAAATGGTGTCAATCTTTATTATGAAGCAAGTGTAGGTGGAGGTATTCCAGTTGTTGTGCCTGCTAAGGAAGATCTAGTAGCAAACAATATTAATAAGATTGAAGGTATCTTAAATGGTACAACTAACTTTATTCTTACATTAATGGAAAGAGATAATCTTGATTTTGAGGAAGCATTAAAGATTGCTCAGAATCTTGGTTATGTAGAAGCCAATGCTGCACTAGATTTAGATGGTTATGATGCAGCACATAAAATCTATATTCTTACTATGAATGCTTTTGGTACATTCTTTGATTTTGATAAGATCAAATGTACTGGTATCCGTAATGTGACTAAGAAAGATATGGATTATGCAAAGAAGCTTGGTTATAGAATTAAGTTGATTGCGATGAGTAAAAAGCTAGAAAATGGTTTAGGTATTGATGTGTCTCCTACTCTCGTTCCAATGAGTGAAATTGTAGGTAATGTCATGGATGCTTATAATGTAGTAGAAATTACATGTGATTATCTAGAAAATGTCTTATTCTATGGTAAGGGTGCAGGACGTTATGTCACTGCAAGTGCTGTAGTCGCTGATATTATTAAGACAGCTAAGAAGGATGTATGGACACATGATTATGATTATACTGAAGACGTATATCCTATTACATCTTCTAAGTATTATGTAAGAAGTGAACAGCCACTCAATTTAAATTATGATGAATATTATTCATTTGGCGAAGATCATATTTATATTACTGATAAAGTAGAACTTAAAGATTTAGAAGACGCTTTAAAGGATACTCCAGCAACATATTTCAAAGTAAGAAGCTAAAAGGTGGGATCAACCCACCTTTTTTAATATGTTGATATTCTCTTTGGCGTATAGATAGAATGATAGAAGAATAAGAAATGTAGAGATAATTGTAAGAACAATAGAAAGAGTATAAGAAATATTATAGAAAACAATATGCACAATAATCATGAAATCTAACATAAATGTAGCAACTTTACCATGCCACACTGCCCCATGTACTTCCCCTGTTTTCTTGATAACAACCATACCTATACAAGCCATAAACAGTTCTTTAATAAGAATACATATAAAAGGAATAACAAGCCATCTAAAGCGTGTCATAAGACATAGGAGTACCACTGCTTGGGTTGCTTTATCCGCCACAGGATCAAGTATTTTACCTAAATCACTCATCATATTAAATGTACGAGCTATATACCCATCTAACAAATCAGTCACACCTGATATAAGTAATAATATTCCTGTTAAGACATAATCCTTTTGGTTCATATACATATATACAATTACCGGCAACAGCAACAATCTAAACACAGATAATATATTAGGTATTGTGAAGATATTCTTATTTCTCATACTATCACTTCCTTATTATTAATACTAAAGTGTATAGTGCGAATTATCAATATAAAAGAGGCAGTTGCCTGCCTCAATGTGTGTTATTTAAGTGTTACATATTTGAATACGTATGGAGTACTTACTGTATTATGAACTAATCCCTTAACGTTCTTAGCCTGTAATGCAGCTGTACCAGTTTGAACAACTGGTATATTTGGCATATCATCCATCATTACTTTTTCAGCTTCAAGTAATTCATTCCAACGTTTATTTACGTCAGTTTCATTCTGAGCCTGTTTTAATAATGAGTTGTACTGCGCATTTTCCCATTTACCATAGTTGTTTGAGTTACTGCTTGCAAGAACGTTTAAGAAAGTAGTTGGATCAGCATAGTCTGGAGCCCAACGAGTGCAGGCAATCTGGAAGTTACCACTTGCTTCTCTGTTATAGATTCTGTCTTTCTTAACAGTAGCTACCATGTTAACTTTTAAGCCCTTTAACTTAGTAAATGAACCCTGTAAGTATTCTGCGAAAGTATCCATTGGAGATTCATCAGTACCATATAATAAATCAACTGTGATTGTATCAGTACCTAATTCTTTCTTAGCAGCATCTAAGTATTCCTGTGCTTTCTTTACATCATAGTCTACATATTTACCAGATTCTTCACGGAAATCCTTACCTGAAGGACTCTTACATAACTGAGCTGGTACAAAACCAGTAGCTGGCTGTGAACCATCTTTTAAGATGTTATCACATAAATCTTTTCTATTGATTGCATAAGATAATGCATGTCTTAAGTTTTTGTTTGCAGTAGTATCTGCCTTGAAGTTACAGATTAAGTAAGCAAGATATCCTTCTCTGATAGCCTTGAAAGTATCTTCACCTTTATACTTATCTACTAATGTAGAATTGATTGTAGCGTAATCAACTTTACCATTATCGAAGTTCTGAGCAGCAGTCTTAGGATCCTGTACTAAGTACATTTCTAAGTTCTTAGTCTTAACAGACTTTGCATCATAGTACTTATCATTCTTAGTGAATGTAGCCTTGTTACCCTTGATCCACTTAGTCATCTTATAAGCACCATTACCTAAAATATATTCAGGCTTAGTTGCATAGTTCTTACCACATTTTTCAACGAACTTCTGGTTCTGTGGGAAGTAACATGGGAATGACATTAAACCTACAAAATATGGAACATTCTTTTCAAGATCAACGACAACAGTCTTGTCATCAGTTGCTTTAATACCAAGTGTGTTTAACTGTTCATCAGTTGCAGCAGTACCTAAATTAATTAAAGAATCCGCATTCTTAATTGAAGCACCTTCGCTACCTAACATATAAGCGTAGTTACCTGCATTCTTGATGATTCTGTGCCATGAGTATACGAAATCCTGTGCAGTGACTTTATCACCGTTTGCCCATTTAGCATCTCTTAAATGGAAAGTATAAGTTAATCCATTGTTGCTTACATCCCAGCTCTTAGCGATACCAGGGATTGTGTTACCCTTCACATCAACAGTTGTTAAACCGTCTGTGATTGCAGTGATTGCATTGAAAGACATTGCATCATCAACGACTGTGCTGTCCATACCAACGATATCTGTATCATTCGCAAATCTGAATGTATCAGTATCTGTCTTAGAACCACAGCCAGCAAGCATACCTGCAGCAGTAGTTAATGCAAGCAATACCTTTACTGTTTTACCTGTTTTCATTAATTATCCCTCCAAAATTTATTATTAATGTTAACAGTTGTGTAGTTTACGCTTTACATCAGATATAGTCAATCGTTTTGTACATTTTCTTTGTAAAAATATTAAAATCTCATTACATTTTAGTGATATCAGAAATATTGTAAATGTTTAATCAAAACGAAAAAAAAAAAAAAAAAAAAGGAGACAGCATTTCTGCTATCTCCTTGGCCACTCTGTTTTGACACAAAGTAGAGGTTATTTTAATTTAACATATTTGAAAGTATATGGAGTTCCTACTGGTACCACTACTAATCCTTTTACGTTCTTAGCCTTTAATGCTGCAGAACCTTTTTCGAATACTGGGATATAAGCCATATCTTCCATCATAACTTTTTCAGCCTGGATCATTAAATCCCAACGCTTAGTTAAATCTGATTCTTTCTGGATCTGTTCCATTAATGCATCAAACTTCGCATTAGCATATTTACCATAGTTGTTTGAGTTATCAGTTAAAGCTAAGTTTAAGTAAGTTGTTGGATCTGCATAGTCTGGTCCCCAACGAGTACATACTACCTGGAAGTTACCATGTGCTTCTCTGTTATAGATTCTGTCTTTCTTAACAGTTGCAACCATGTTTACCTTTAAGCCTTTTAACTTAGTGAATGAACCCTGTAAGTATTCAGCCATAGTATCCATTGGAGATTCATCAGTACCATATAATAAATCAATAGTGATTGTATCAGTACCTAATTCTTTCTTAGCTGCATCTAAATATTGCTGAGCTTTCTTCTGGTCATAGCTTACATATTTATCTGCATCATCACGGAAGTCTCTACCAGCTGGGCTAGTAGATAACTGAGATGGAACGAAACCAGTTGCAGCCATAGAACCATCTTTTAATACGTTTTCACATAAGTCTTTTCTGTTGATTGCATAAGCTAAAGCTTCTCTTACGTTCTTGTTAGCAACAGTGTTGTTCTTGAAGTTTAACTGTAAGTAGAATAAGTACCCTTCATTGAAAGTAGTGAATGTATCTTTATCTTTATACTTATCTACTAATGTAGAGTTGATTGTTGCATAGTCAACTTTGCCATTGTCAAAGTTCTGTGCAGCAGTCTTAGGATCCTGTACTAAGTACATTTCAAGATTCTTAGTTGCTACTGTTTTAGCATCATAGTACTTATCGTTCTTAGTGAATGTAGCTTTGTTTCCCTTAACCCACTTAGTCATCTTATAAGCACCATTAGATAATGTGTATTCTGGCTTAGTACCATAGTTCTTACCACATTTTTCAACGAACTTTTCGTTCTGTGGGAAGTAGCATGGGAATGCCATTAAGTCTGTGAAATATGGAACTTTGTTTTCAAGTTCTACTACTAAAGTCTTATCATCTTTAGCTGTAACACCAAGAGTAGCCATCTGTTCATCAGTTGCGTTAGCACCTAATTCCATAAGTGCATCTGCATTCTTAACTGAAGCACCTCCGTTACCTAACATATAAGCATAGTTACCAGCATCTTTGATGATCTTACGCCAAGAATAAACGAAATCATTTGCAGTAACCTTATCACCATTTGACCACTTTGCATCTCTTAAGTGGAATGTATAAGTCTTACCATCATCACTTACATCCCAGCTCTTAGCAAGTGCAGGTGCAGTCTTACCTTTTTCGTTAACGGCTGTTAAACCATCTGTAATAGCATGAATTGCGTTGAATGACATACCATCATCAACTACTGTAGAATCCATACCCTGGATATCTAATTCACTTGCAAATCTGAATGTATCAGTATCTGTCTTAGAACCACAGCCAGCTAACATTCCTGCAGCAGTGGCAGCGGTAAGCAATACTTTTACTGTTTTACCTGTTTTCATATATTCTCCTCCTGTAGTATTTTGTTTTCTACTATGGTGATAAGTTTAGTCTAAAAATTGTATACTGTCAACATAATTTCATACAAAATTTTGTATTTTAGTGACAAATCATATTTTTATTACTGTATTTACTAAATTCTAAACAAGTGTGTCTATTTTTTAGTAACTTTTTATTACTTTAATAATAGATTGTACTGATTTCTGTACAATATTTTAAATTGCAAAGGACGTATGTACAAAAAATGAACAATACAATCCTGTATTGTTCACTTTTTGTGTTTTCTATTTTTTTAGCCTATTTTGATAGTCCTGCAGAGCATCTGTGGCATAGGATCTTGCATTAGATTCATTGATCTGATTGTAGTATTTTGCCTTATTTGTGACCTTTGTAGAGAACTCTTTCTTATAAGTAGCAATGATACGATAGTCAAATAACTTATTATAATCACTGCTCATTGTGTCATAAGATTCTACAAGGGCATATTCATAAGCATGATATGTACTATGAAGCAATGCCTCTAGTAGAGTTGTAGAAGAAGCATGATCTAATTGACTGATATCAAAAGTAATTTCTTTTGATTTATTATTATACTGACAATAGGCATGTGTTAAGTTACTTCCAGCCCCTACTTTGATTCTTGAAGATATACCGAGATAGTCTCTTTCGTTATTGCATATAGTTTGTAATGTATTGAGCTTCTCTTTACGTTCAAGTTTAGACCAGTTATGTAAATTTTTAAGTGATTTTTCATCATATTTTCTCATATAGACATCTGTATTGTTTGTAATCTTAGTAGATGATTGAATGATAGAAGAACCAAATAAAGTAAAGCTTAATACAATGACAAGTGATAAGAGAGAAGCCAAACCAATCACAAGCTGTGATTTTTCTAATAATGAGTTATAGTTTCTTCTTTTGACTTTAGATAAATATAAACCGATGTAAATAACATTAAGTGTAATAAGTATTCCCCATACTAATCCAAGAGGTAGTGTAAGAAGTGGCATATATGCGATTGTAGTATAGATACCAAAAGGCATAAGCACATTAAGCGCTATACTTAAATAATTTCTTCTGTCATCTTTCTCAAAGTAAATGAGTCCAACGCTAAGTATTGCAAGTAAGAATAAAACAAGTTTGGATTGGAGTAATGAGCAGCCTGGGATGACTTTGAATAAAAATAAACAGAATATAACAAGAGTAATGAAATATACTCCTACAGATCTTATGATGAATTGTTTAAGTGTTAATGTATTATGTTGTTTCATGGGTTATCCCTCCCTTATTATTCATTTTAAAGGAAACTGTAACAAAAAGAAAGCCAGAGTTGATTCTGGCTTACATAATAAGTTTCTTCTTTTTTACTACAAGATAAGCAATCACAATAGATGCTGAAGTCACAGCCCAGCTGACTGGATAAACGACTAATACTGACTGGAATGTCTGTATTCTTGCGAATACGATGAAAATCCAGGCCAATCTTAGAGCACAAGTGAAGACGATACAGAGAACTGTAGAAATCATTGGATTGCCTAGTCCTCTGAGTGCACCTGACATGATTTCTATTGTCATATTGAGCACTTCAAATGTGACTACAATAGAAATACGAACACAAGCTATTTTCACAATGGCAGGATCTGATGTAAAGATTCCTGCTAGAGCTGGTGAGAATGATACGAAGAGTGCACTGATAGCACCTGTAAAAAGTGCACCAAGTAACATACACCATCTAATAGACTGGATACATCTTTTGTAGTTCTTTGCGCCATAGTTTTGTGATGTAAAGGTAATAGCTGCCTGCGCAAATCCTGTAACTAAGAAATAAGAATACATTTCAAAGTTTAAGGCAACAGTAGAGGCTGCAACAATATCAGCACCTAAGCTATTAATAGCTGATTGAATGATGATATTAGAAATATTGAACAACATTCCCTGTATTGCAGCAGGAATACCTATAATAAGTATTTCTTTTGTATAGACCCATTCCATCTTCATTCTATCTAGTCTGACCTGTAATGCCCCTTCTTCTTTATAAAGAATCCTAAACAACAATAAAGAACTTGTCGCATCAGCAATCGTAGTGGCTAAGGCAACACCAGCGACATCTAACTTAAACAAGATGACAAATACTAAGTTCAATACAACATTGATCGTTCCTGAAATAATCAAACAATAGAGTGGTCTTTTGGTATCTCCACCTGCCCTTAGAATCGCAGATTCAAAGTTATAGATAGTTAAGAAGA
This window contains:
- a CDS encoding V0D/AC39 family V-type ATPase subunit is translated as MSFSSNAVLAKARSMYGKHLTPESYDELLKKRTVNDVVSYLKSETAYGPILEGLKETNIHRGQLESLLDEEEFLRAIRLIHYAPKGDQKFYQLGIIRREIAVLLSKVRLFNSDETLNSELDIPSYLPRYSTFDLYGLLSIEDYPSLLRYMEKTRYYHILQKYMPVDDEKIDTNMMELDFKRAYYKLFVETVKSTFKGKKQKDLLTMIYTQIELENITKIYRFKRFFNSKPEQIKKQLILDYSRIPQSVMNELIETKDAEEFLKKLASSPYKLYVDDQEFVYIEYYTDKIKYNLAKRYMRFTTDAAMVYMTYLIVFENEVENLKHIIEGLRYGEEAEKIAQLLIY
- a CDS encoding HAD-IIB family hydrolase gives rise to the protein MKILASDFDNTLFFSDGVHKQDVEAIRTFQKQGNLFGLCTGRQLEGIKYPFRGNRNYPLTDIDFDFYITLSGGVIFNKKCEVIFEKDIPMSIVREISEAVPVHMSIVYKDDIYMYRPEGETWGTTIDSLDELSFKDADAFSFHFPEGNLEEAKNAMDYINEHYSDTCAAFQNKNHLDVCGVGCSKGTGINHIVDYFNINENDVYGIGDSWNDLPLLDSVKHGYTFTYAPNEVKNKAEKVVGSVSEAIQDILKED
- a CDS encoding homoserine dehydrogenase, with the protein product MIIGVIGLGTVGFGTVDILTKEKERLEKTIGEEVVVKYGCALEDVNLPDGIIYTQDYHEVINDEDVDVVVELIGGTTIAKKIILDALNKKKHVVTANKALIAHDAKELFTAARENGVNLYYEASVGGGIPVVVPAKEDLVANNINKIEGILNGTTNFILTLMERDNLDFEEALKIAQNLGYVEANAALDLDGYDAAHKIYILTMNAFGTFFDFDKIKCTGIRNVTKKDMDYAKKLGYRIKLIAMSKKLENGLGIDVSPTLVPMSEIVGNVMDAYNVVEITCDYLENVLFYGKGAGRYVTASAVVADIIKTAKKDVWTHDYDYTEDVYPITSSKYYVRSEQPLNLNYDEYYSFGEDHIYITDKVELKDLEDALKDTPATYFKVRS
- a CDS encoding CDP-alcohol phosphatidyltransferase family protein, producing the protein MRNKNIFTIPNILSVFRLLLLPVIVYMYMNQKDYVLTGILLLISGVTDLLDGYIARTFNMMSDLGKILDPVADKATQAVVLLCLMTRFRWLVIPFICILIKELFMACIGMVVIKKTGEVHGAVWHGKVATFMLDFMIIVHIVFYNISYTLSIVLTIISTFLILLSFYLYAKENINILKKVG
- a CDS encoding peptide ABC transporter substrate-binding protein, whose product is MKTGKTVKVLLALTTAAGMLAGCGSKTDTDTFRFANDTDIVGMDSTVVDDAMSFNAITAITDGLTTVDVKGNTIPGIAKSWDVSNNGLTYTFHLRDAKWANGDKVTAQDFVYSWHRIIKNAGNYAYMLGSEGASIKNADSLINLGTAATDEQLNTLGIKATDDKTVVVDLEKNVPYFVGLMSFPCYFPQNQKFVEKCGKNYATKPEYILGNGAYKMTKWIKGNKATFTKNDKYYDAKSVKTKNLEMYLVQDPKTAAQNFDNGKVDYATINSTLVDKYKGEDTFKAIREGYLAYLICNFKADTTANKNLRHALSYAINRKDLCDNILKDGSQPATGFVPAQLCKSPSGKDFREESGKYVDYDVKKAQEYLDAAKKELGTDTITVDLLYGTDESPMDTFAEYLQGSFTKLKGLKVNMVATVKKDRIYNREASGNFQIACTRWAPDYADPTTFLNVLASSNSNNYGKWENAQYNSLLKQAQNETDVNKRWNELLEAEKVMMDDMPNIPVVQTGTAALQAKNVKGLVHNTVSTPYVFKYVTLK
- a CDS encoding peptide ABC transporter substrate-binding protein, whose product is MKTGKTVKVLLTAATAAGMLAGCGSKTDTDTFRFASELDIQGMDSTVVDDGMSFNAIHAITDGLTAVNEKGKTAPALAKSWDVSDDGKTYTFHLRDAKWSNGDKVTANDFVYSWRKIIKDAGNYAYMLGNGGASVKNADALMELGANATDEQMATLGVTAKDDKTLVVELENKVPYFTDLMAFPCYFPQNEKFVEKCGKNYGTKPEYTLSNGAYKMTKWVKGNKATFTKNDKYYDAKTVATKNLEMYLVQDPKTAAQNFDNGKVDYATINSTLVDKYKDKDTFTTFNEGYLFYLQLNFKNNTVANKNVREALAYAINRKDLCENVLKDGSMAATGFVPSQLSTSPAGRDFRDDADKYVSYDQKKAQQYLDAAKKELGTDTITIDLLYGTDESPMDTMAEYLQGSFTKLKGLKVNMVATVKKDRIYNREAHGNFQVVCTRWGPDYADPTTYLNLALTDNSNNYGKYANAKFDALMEQIQKESDLTKRWDLMIQAEKVMMEDMAYIPVFEKGSAALKAKNVKGLVVVPVGTPYTFKYVKLK
- a CDS encoding MATE family efflux transporter — protein: MAKRINPLEGSLWDKILAFALPLAATSIIQQLFNSCDVATVGQFSGSHSLAAVGSTAPITNLFITIFVGFSVGANVIISRFLGAQREDRANQAIHTALVLSVITGFIVSIIGEIIARPLLELMSTPKEVLPLAVLYLRVCFIGMFFLTIYNFESAILRAGGDTKRPLYCLIISGTINVVLNLVFVILFKLDVAGVALATTIADATSSLLLFRILYKEEGALQVRLDRMKMEWVYTKEILIIGIPAAIQGMLFNISNIIIQSAINSLGADIVAASTVALNFEMYSYFLVTGFAQAAITFTSQNYGAKNYKRCIQSIRWCMLLGALFTGAISALFVSFSPALAGIFTSDPAIVKIACVRISIVVTFEVLNMTIEIMSGALRGLGNPMISTVLCIVFTCALRLAWIFIVFARIQTFQSVLVVYPVSWAVTSASIVIAYLVVKKKKLIM